The genome window GCTACGCCAGCAAAAAGCGAACCTGAAGCATACAGCAACCCCTCTCTACTGTCAAGATTCTCATTGCCCTGTAACAACTAAGGTGTAGAACATTGACGCAGACAAAAGGAAATCTGTAGCTTTATCGAACGGAGAAATTACACCGGAACAGGGAGTATGTCAATGAACGCCAGAATATACGGAATTGCTGCTGGAGTAACTGTGCTTTTGATAGCAATGAGTTGCGGCAATTCTCCATGTCTTCAGGACGAGCTTGAGATGGTTCCGGGGCTCTGTTTTCTTCATGCACATATGAGCGCTGATTTCAATGTCGAACTGCTGCCTGTGAATTTCAGTACATTTATACCAGTATGGTTATGTGATTCTCTTCTCTCCAGGGGAGACCTTGGTATAAGTCTTCTGAGCATAAATCTCTCTGATCTTTCTCCGCAGTTACTTTTTCTCTCCTCCAGTATGAATGCTGATGAAATGACCCACATTGCGAGGGAAGGATTCGACTGTAATTCAGCAGAAACAGGTGACAGAATCGATCTTATCAGCGATCAGGGGAGTGTGCTGGGCTCTATTTCAGACAGGAACGGCTGGACATGCCTTGTCACCGGAACCGGGTCTGACAGAGCGGTTGACAGATGGCTTTCGCTTGAGCCTGTCGAATCACTTGCTTCCGATACTGACCTGATTATCGTAGCCGATTCAGAAGCAGATCTGACAGTTCTCTTTTCAAATAATTCAATTTCATTTCTCTCGGTTCTGCCGGATGGTATGTTCTCTCGATCCGAGAGACGTATTCTGGCAAATGTAAGAAATCTGGTGCAATCAGCCGGTCTGAAGGCTCTTCGAATAAGTCTTGATTTCATAGATGCCAATCCTCCAGTGACTGTTCTGGAGATCAAACTCATCAGAGGTGATGACTATATTTCCAGTCTTTCAATCAGTTTCAGCGATACAGGTATCTCACCGGACAGTCTTATTCAGGAAGTGCTGCTGGAGTTGTTACCGGAATGAGCATTATCCAGGCAAGCGAAATCTCAAGAAGCTTTAAAGGAATGGAAGTTCTTTCAAACCTTGACCTTACAGTAGAGAATGGAGAATTCCTTGCAATTACAGGCCGAAGCGGTGTTGGAAAAAGCACTCTCCTGGCAATACTCGGAACACATGATCGGGATTTCAGTGGAAATCTCTCCATCGCGGGAAATGACACTCACGAGTTGAAATCGTCAGAACTGGCAGCTCTTCGCAGAGAACATCTTGGATTTGTTTTCCAGGATTTTTATCTCCTCCCGTCACTCACCGCTATGGAAAACGTTATTCTTCCCGTTGTTTTTTCCGGGAGCAACCTGGAAATGGCTCGATCTCAGGCAGAGAATGTCCTGCAAATGCTTTCGGTCAGAACCGATCAAACGAAGACATCGCTGCTGTCCAGAGGAGAAAGACAGAGAGTTGCGGTCGCCAGAGGTCTGGTTAACAGACCATCAATCCTCCTGGCTGATGAACCAAGCGCAAGTCTTGATGAGGAGAGCGAACAGATACTGTTCAATCTGCTTGACAACTCGCGAAAGGAGCAGGGATTCGCAGTCGTTGCTGTCGTTCATTCGAAAAGTGTCCTTGAAAGAGCAGACCGTGTTCTTGAACTTAAGGATGGTATTCTGCATGAAACCATCTGAGATCCGCCTCGCCCTTCATCTGTGGAACCGCGGCCACTGGAAAGATTATATCTTCAGTCAGGGTATGCTCTTCACCGCATCTCTCCTGTTAATATTCTTCATATCAATCGGCCTGGGCGTACAGAATGTTCTGGACAGGTTTCTGTCAAGCGATCTTCCGGCCGAACAGGTTCGTGTTACACCGCCCGGCATGCAGGCGGGATTCTTCCAGACTGAAACAGGCGGTATGGAGATTACGGAATATATCAGAGTATCTCTTGAAGAACTGCCATCAGTTGCCAGAGTGGATCCGCAGATTTACGCCCATGTCCCGGCTTATCTTCGAGGTCATCTCGGAGGACAGCCTTACTACACAGACATAACCCTTGAAGGCGTTACATCTGAATTCCTGGGTGATTCTCTCCTTGAAACAATTGACTGGTCATTCTCTCTTGAGGATTCATCGAATAGACTGCTGCCTGTTGTTCTGAGCGAGAACCTGCTGCTTCTATACAATGCCGGTTTCGCTGAATCAAACAATCTCCTTGGACTGACACCTGAAGGAGTTATCGGCATGGAATGCACGGTAACATTGGGAAGAAGCTCGATTGCAGAACTCGATCATACTCCAGTTACGGTAAGAGCAAGAATAGAGGCTACTTCCCGAAGCATGAATCTGTTCGCGATTGGAGTGCCCTTTGAATTTGTGGATCAGATTAATTTCCTTTTCCTGCCCGAGGACACAAGAAGGTACAGCGCTCTTGTCATTACCGCGGTAAGCGCTGAAGATGTTCCATCAATTGTACGCGAGGTGGAGGAGACCGGCCTCCGGGCGGAAACAAGAAGGGGTATTGCCCAGAAGGCGGAGATACTTGTCGGAGTCGTTACAGCTGCTCTGTCAGCTCTTGCTGCGGCAATTCTCCTCTCCGCGCTTTCAAGCGCGATTCACACGCTGGTAAACGACCTGAGAAACAGACGCTTCGCCCTTGGAGTTCTGATTGCTCTGGGTACGCCCTACGATCGACTTGCGATGATCTTTTCATTCCAGATATTCCTCATGTCAATGGTAACGACAGTTCTTGGAGCAACACTTGGATGCCTGATTGCCTGGGGTGCCAGCAGTATGCTTCTGTCTCTCAGTCCCATACTCAGAGCCGCGGTTGATACTCTTGCGGTTTTCCCGTTATGGTGGCTTTCAGCAGGACTTGGGGTAATGCTCGCAGCTTCAACTGGTATCGCATACATCTTCTTCAGGAAAATCCTGAAAACACCGGTAACCAACCTACTTAGACCATAGTAGGGTCAGGTCTTGCATTTAAGCATTGACCAGGGTCAGGTCTTGCATTCAAGCGTTTATAGTCTACATATAATAGAAAATAGCAATAAATGCTTAAATGCAAGACCTGACCCTATGTGCTAGATATAATAAAAAATAGCAATAAACGCTTGAATGCAAGACCTGACCCTTAGAATAAGTCGCTTAGAATAAGTCGAAGTTCAGAGCGGTAGTGAAACTGGTATTGAATTTATTCCATGACAGCACCTGGGGATTCCTTGTGTAATCAACGCGGTAACCGATAGTGATGTAAAGCGGGTTCCATGTTCTTAAAGCTACTGAGAAAGCCCCGTGAGAGAAAAAATTCTCCGGATCATCAGGCGGAAAGAACAGGTCTCCGGAGATCCCTGCTTCTCTGATGAATGTGTGAGGTTTCCGATACCATAAACCTGCTGATATGTAAATCGATAAAGTGTTTGAGTATTCCGGGTCATCATGGGATAACCATCTTGCATTAACAGACCCAAGCCCTAGTTCCGGCGAGAACCAGAACCAGGATGAGATCCACTTCTGCCAGCCACCCGCGATGTAGGAACTCACCTGCCATGGACGAACCGTATACCTCTGCCTGTCCCAGAATGAACTCATTACAAGATAGTAGTTATCACTCAGCCAATAATCAAACTCGATAGAAGCCCATCCTGTCTCTGTGTTCAGTGTATCGATCCGAAGACCCCGGATCTCTTCCCAGTTTATTGTTCTTCCTCCAAACCCGGCGTTAATCGAGGAGCCTCTTCTGTCAAAACGGTAGGAGAGTGATGTGCTGCCACCGCATTCAAGGAAAGACTGGGAACCTTTTTCAATTGACAGATCAACCGATGCGGAAGCACTGAATCCCTTAAGTGTTTCCGCTATTACATTCGGATCGTAAGAATCTCCCGCGATTATCTTAAGATGATCTCTTGCATAGATATTGAAAGGGTCAAGCTCCAGAGTCCGCAGGAAGTAATTAACCGCCTCCACAGTTCTCGCTTCCTGCTCCGCGATATTTCCAAGGAAGTTCAAGGCATCAATTGAAAAGGAATCCAGATTCAGCAGAGCAAGAAATACTTCCTCCGACTCGTTCAGATTATCCTGCTTAAACAGCGCCTCTCCAAGTATTCCCAGAATTTCCATACTGTCAATTGAAGCAGCCAGAGCCTTGCCGGAAGCTGAAACAGCAGAAGAATATTCTTCAAGATACAAATAGGTTTCTGCAATATCTTTCAGAAGATCATCATCTGTAAGGGTACTCTCCGCCCTTACCGCAGCAGCCAGCGCGAGTTCAGGTCTTATAGAACACTGATCGCATGCAAGAACTATATATGCTCCGGGATTTGCCTGAAGAAGCCTTTTCTCCAGACTGTCTGATCTGATTTCTGATCCGGTTTCATCCGCCAGAAGAAGGTATTCGGCAAGCGCCAGCACTCCGGACGCAGTTTCTGTATTCATTATTTTCCGGAATTCATCAAGAGCTTTGTTCTGTCTTCCGGTATCCCGAAACAGGCGTCCAAGCTGCAGCCGCGCTGGAAGGAAACTTGAATCGAGTTCTGCCGCTCTGGCATAGCAATTCAGTGCTGTGAGCGTATCACTTTGCTTTTCACGTAAATGACCTAAAAGATACCAGCCGAAAATACCGGTTGAATCCAGCTGTATTGATTTATGAAACGCATCCTCCGCCAGTTCCAAAGAGGATGATCGGTTTTCCATTAACGCCAATCCGGTAGCCGCCCAGAAAAGGGCGGATAGTGAATCATATGGAATGGCTGCTTCGACGTTCATAAGATCGATCTCCGAAACTCCGTCAAGTGTTCCTGATATCAAAAAGGCTGACATGGCTTCCGTATTGCTGGAATCAGCGCTGAGAAGTGAAGCTGCCTCTTCTGAAGCGTTATGCCAGTTGCCCTGAGAGCATTGCGAATACCACAACTTGAGGTCCGGTGACATCAGTGTCAGAACGCCAAGCAGTATCATTCCGAACATCAGAAAATCCTTAGATTCAGTCGAGAGTAGAACTCGGTATTGTATTTATCCCAGTATCTGTAAGCAGGTGTTCTTGTATAATCGACACTATACCCTACCGTGAGTGAAAGTGGATCCCACATATCGAATGTCACTTCCGCCAGACCGTTCATCAATGTATTCTCAATACTGCCTGGTGGCTGGTAGAAATCACCCCACAGCCAGAGAGTCGGCCAGCGGGAATCCTGTCCGCTGATCCAGAATGCCAGAGAACCGTACAAAGTCGTCCTGTCAGTCCTCTCATCCTCCAGGCCTGATGCCCAGTGAGTATTCACCTGCCCGATTCCAAGTCCTGGAGATATCCATAACCAGTCAGTTACCCACCTTGTATAGTCAAAAGACAGGTATGAGCTTATCTGCCATGGCCTGACTGTTCCCGGCTGCCTGTCCCATTTGCTGTTTGCTTTGACCGAGAAGTAATCTGACAGAATACGGTCAACGGAAAAAGACAGCATCGACCAGGAATAATCATTCGCATATTCCTTTGACGTCTCAATAAAACTATAATCCGCCTCAAGAGAAACAGAACTTCCCCTGGAATCGTACTCGCAAGATATCAGACTGCTGACGGAGTAGTTTCTTTCACGCACATTGCCATTATCAATCCGTACATCAGCAGAAATCGTAACATTGAAACGCCCGGATTCCCTTCTGTTCCATTCCGGATCAAATCCGGTATCGGTAATGGATCTTACTCTTGTTTCGGCATAATCATATCCCGGCGATATACTCAAAGCCTGGAAATAGTAGTCCAGCGCCTTATCTGAATATCCTTTCTGCTCGAACGCCAGCCCCAGGTACGAGTATATCCATGGAGATTCCGGATCCAGTTCCTGAGATCTTTCAAGCGCTGCTATAGCTTCATCATATTGATCAGCAAAAAGATATGCCTCTCCAAGACCGCTCCAGCCGCTGAAAGAAAGGCTGTCAAGCTCAATGACCTTCTCGTATTTCTCAGCAGCTGCTTCTTCCTGGCCTGAATCAAACAGGTAGTAACCCCAGTCTATCCAGATATCCGGATTATCCGGATCCTGTTCCGATGCAATCACAAAACAGGATTCAGCGGCAGAATGTTCATCAAGGCTGCTGTAGAGCCCGGCCAGAGAAGACCATAATCCGGAATCGCCATCGAAACCTGTTTCGGACGCTCTTCGAGCCAGCAGGAGGGCTTTTTCCGGAGAGACAATTGTATATGACCAGGCAAGATCAATCCATGCGGACGGATATTGATCGGCCAGAACATTCATCACACTGTCAGCATCATCAAAACTCCCCTGGCTCTCAAAGAGAAGAATTCTTT of Candidatus Aegiribacteria sp. contains these proteins:
- a CDS encoding ABC transporter ATP-binding protein, which produces MSIIQASEISRSFKGMEVLSNLDLTVENGEFLAITGRSGVGKSTLLAILGTHDRDFSGNLSIAGNDTHELKSSELAALRREHLGFVFQDFYLLPSLTAMENVILPVVFSGSNLEMARSQAENVLQMLSVRTDQTKTSLLSRGERQRVAVARGLVNRPSILLADEPSASLDEESEQILFNLLDNSRKEQGFAVVAVVHSKSVLERADRVLELKDGILHETI